A stretch of DNA from Candidatus Eremiobacteraceae bacterium:
GACCAGAACAAGCAGTCCGATTTCCCAGAAGACCATTGGACCCAAGATCCCAAATAGGGGGATCTGCACGGGTGTCGCTATCCCCCACTGCCATCCTGAAGAGTGTTCCGCAACCGTGAACATTCCATAGCCCGCGCCGAAGAGAGCGCAGACTATCCACGCGAATATTTTAAGCAGACGACGCCAGTAGCTTGACAAAGGTTCCTCTGACTGGCGGTTGCGTAGGTGAATCAAATCCGAATTCTGGCCGGCCTAGGGGGGCGACGGGCGGCCATTACTCGCTACGAGTTAGCAAGCGGCCCTAGCGCAGGGTGCCAAGAGTGCCGTCGATCAGCAACACTATTCCTAACACCTCTCCGACGATCCCCAGAATGACTAGCGAATCTCCAAGAGTTACAGCTAAGCCGCCCGCCCCCGGCTCGTTTACAGGCTTGAGCGTTTTCTCGCGCATGAGTTGCCTTGCCAATATCCAGAGCCAGCCCAGGGCCTGCAATGAGAACCAGACCAACCCAATGGTCGGCAAGGCCCTTTCTAAGCCCGGCGGACCCGTTGTTCGCAAGAAAAGGAAACAGTTGACCAAAGCAAGTGTCAGCGCCATTAGGACGAGCCAGGTGTTGAAAGGTTCGGCCAAGCGATCTTTGCGCCGTTCAAACCGAATTTTCATTGGCGCGCCAATGCGGATAGCGGGCCCTTGATAGCGTCTGAGTCTTTTGGGTTGTGTGGGGGAATCATACCGAATTCCGCTCAGTCTAACCTATTCACCGAATGTTGACGATAGTCCCGACGGCGTGCGAATGCACTGACCCCCATTCCGACTGTGGGTGCCAAGTACGCGCAGATCGTCAACCGTGATATTGCGGATCACGTACTGATCGTTCGAGCCCGCCGGAGTTGCATCGGGAAGCGCAAAGTACGCAGTATCAAAGTCGTTGCGTAGTTTCAAGAACGTGTGCTTTCCGCTTATAGCTGAGACGTACCCGACATAGTAAGCATCCCCGTCAATAGCGGCAGCGTATTCCGGCGCTGTTTCATCGGGGCAGTCACCGCTCGCCGACACCACAACGCTGACGCTGAGGTCTACCGCTGGTAGAGTCCCCGAGAAGAACTTGCGGTTATGCCAGTCCATAATCGTGCCCAGATTGTCTACGTTCGGATTATCCTTGGGGTGAGGGGGATACGAAAACATGGAAACTAGAATGCGTCGATCATATCCGGGCAGAATCGTAATCCCGCCACCGCCGCTATCGCATCCCAGGCCCCTTACCCAGTACGCAATGTCGAAAGAGCCGGGCGGAAGGGTGAACTGGAACCGAAGACCACCATCCGGTGAAACCGTGGCTGGAACGTCAATCTCTCGGCCCCTTGGTCCAAACAACGTTTGATTCTGCGCGAGAATGGCTACGGTCTTAGCGCCAGCAAAATTGCACCCGTAGCCCCTGGCTTGAACCAGCTGTTCCTTCGTTAGTAAAGCGGCTAGAAGCAGTGCTGCTACACTAAACATCGTTGGCTCCTCATTACGGTTTGGAGGGCCTTTTCTTGCTGGAGAAATAGAGCGCCCAGACCCCCGCCGACTGGGTAAGCCGCATACTCAGAACGAGCATACGCGAGAGGAACAAGTGCGAGAACCAAGGCTACGAGCAATTTGAAGCGTGGAGCGGTCGCGAGGCTAAGCCATACAAACGCAGCACTGCAGATCGCAACTACCACATCGAAGAGCGCGTTGAAACTGCCGTGGAGGTGCCAGACGATGTTGAACATGACGATAAAGAGCCCGAACGACAGACTGTAGCACGCCGCGGCGACTGGAAGAACCAGCAGCCACCGCACCCGCGCCGGCCACGAATCCATGAACTTGAAATTATCCACTCATTGCTCGAGACTTTGGGCTATCATCGAGCCAATCACGGATGAAGCCAAATGTACAACGGCCGGCTTTCCGAAAGGGAAGTTTACGAAAGAATGGCCGGCTAGGGGCCGGACGGGTGTCTTAGCATCATCACTGTCGCCGCTCACCGTGACCGCCCTCGATGACCTCAAGCGCCTCCGCGGCGTAGCGTTTGCGCCGCGCACCGCTAGCCGATGCGTGAAGGTACTCGATCTCTACTTGTGAGTCGGGATGCACTGCGGTGACTATCGCTTCTTCACCCTCGCCGCGCACTATGACGTGATCACCGACGCGAATCATCTTAGACGCTCCATTTTCTAGGCTAACGGACGGATCGAACACTCATCGCGATCCGGATCGGCGAAGGCCTCAGAAGTAGATCACTTTGAGCGACGCGTTGTAGTACTTGGTGAAACAGCCGAGGTCGGGATACGCCGGCATCGCGTTGGTGTCCGCGAGCGCGTTGCTGAGGATGAACCCATAGTCGCGCTGGTTTCCGTCAGCCGCCCAGTTCTCAACGGTCCCTGTCATGTCGACCGTTACGACCGGGCCCGACTTCAGGCCGATGTGGCCGCCTCCTGAGGTATTGTTCAGTGCGCCGCTATAGCTCCACCAAAAGTCTTTGCCCAGCGAATACGTGTCGGCGCAAGAATAGTCGTCGGTCCGAAAGCGGGTATGGCCGGCGGTATCCTGCATCGTCTGCGAGACGTCGAGCGTGAGGATCGCCGAATAGATCTTGCGGTTCGCCAGCTTGCCGAGATTGAAATCGTAGCCGGCGCGTGACTTGATCCTGGCGTAGCCTTTGGGGTAGCCGGTCCGGAACTGACTCGTGTCAATCGCCTCCGCATAATAGGCGTCTTGATAGCCGACATATCCGCTCCCGCTGACCGAGACCGAATGATTCGCGGCGAGCAGCTGCGAGGGCAGCACTGCGCCAAAATCGCTGCCTTGCAGCTTAGAGATGAGCGCAGCCAACGAAAGCGTATTGGCGTAGTTATTCGGATCCGTTATCGTGGGATCGATGTAGATGACATACGAGCGCACGTGAGAAGGTGAAAAGGTTTCGGTCGATGCCGTCGATCCCGATTGGACACAGTATTTCTCGCTGTGCGCCGATTCGCGGTTTCCGAGATAGGCGGTCACCGCATAACATGCTCCTTCGTAGCCTCCGCCAGGCTTGGTGATCAGCGCGTATTTCGGCGTCAGGCCGTTCGAGGTCGCCACCACGACGTTATTGTGACCGCCATCGACTCGATAGACCTTATAGCCGTCAAGCTTCGAGGCGCCGTCCTTCCACAACAGCTGCAGATCGCCGGACTTGACGCCGTTATCGCAGATCGTCGCCAACAGCGCGAGCGCCGATGCGCAGTCGTGCACGCTTTGCACCGGACGGACATCCGAGGGCGCAGGGACAGGCTTGGGCTTCGGAGTCGGCTTGGGTGTCGGTCGCGGCGGCGGTGACATCGCGCGCACCGGCCCGGTGTTGCCGCCCTGGACATCGGCGACCGAATATCCGGCCGTCGCTTGCTCACTGACCCCGAGTAGGATTACCGCCGTTGCGCACAACGCGACGATAAGACGAAACTGCGACATAACGACCTCCCGTCAGCCCTGGAACGCGAGCGTCCGTGCGGAAGTTCCGAATCTTGCGCGAGAGGTTCTCGCACGCTTAGGTAGCAACCTGGACGGGGGGTTGCTGGCTTGGAACAAATCGTCCCGATCGCGTCGCTGGTCATCGCCTTTGCGACGGTCGTCTTTACCACGTACATGCTGTCGCGGCAAGTGCGTCAGATGGAGCACGAACGCAACGCGCTGGCCATTCTCGAGGCTATCGACCGGTTGACTTCGACCGAGGTGGTGCACGTGTTCACGCAGCTGCGCGGCGTCGCGGCGCGCTATCCGACCGACAAAGACATCGCGGAGAAGTTCTTCGGCTCCGATGACGAGCGCGCGCTGTCCATGGTCGGCCAGTTCGTGGAGACCATCGCGTGCCTTGCGCGCCGCGAGGTGCTCGACGTGACGCTCATCTGCGATGCCGTCGGCTTCATGCTGCGCGATCGCTGGGCGACGATCAAAGAGTTCGTTCTGCATTGGCGCCGCTACAACCAGAACGAGTACTTATTCGAGAACTTCGAATGGCTGGCGAACTACAGCGCGTGGTGGAGGGACATCCCGCGCCCGAAGGTCCCCAACTACGACCCCAACCAGTTCGCCGCTCGCCGCTGACGGGAGATATGATGTTGTTCGCCACCGTGCTGTCGCTCATCCTCACCACAAGCGGGCCGTCGGCCGCGATGGATATGTCCGCTTCGTCGCAGGCGCGCCAGCATCACCCGGTTTCGACGACCAATCAGATGGCGCAGGCGTACTTCGACCAGGGTCTGACCTTGCTGTATGCCTTCAACCGCGAGGCTTCGCGCCGCGCATTCGAACAAGCCGCAGCGGCCGATCCGCATCTGGCGATGGCGCAATGGGGCATCGCCATGACCTACGGCTCGAACATCAACGTCTCGATCGACGAAGCCGGCGAGCACGCGGCCTTCGCCGCGCTAGGAAAAGCGAAAGCGCTCGCCTCCGGAGCAAACGGGTTGGATCAAGCTTGGATCGACGCGCTCGCGGCGCGCTATACCAACACCGCCAAGCCTGACTTCGCAAAACTCGACGCCGCGTACGCGTCCGCGATGCAGCAGTTGGTGGTCAAGTATCCAGACGACCTCGACGCGGCGACGCTCTATGCGGAAAGCATGATGGATCTGCGGCCGTGGGCGCTGTACACCCCGGCCGGCCAGCCGGTCACCGGCACCCAGACGATCGTCATGGTCTTGGAATCGGTGCTGCGCCGCGAACCCGATCATATCGGCGCCAACCATTTCTACATCCACGCGACCGAGGCGTCCACCACCCCTGAGCGGGCGCTGATCTCCGCGTCGCGTCTGAGCGGCATGAATTTCGAGCCGGCGGCGGCTCACCTGGTGCACATGCCCGCGCACACGTACATGCGCACGGGCGCCTTCGAGTCGGCGGTGATGAGCAACGAGCATGCGACCCAACACGACCGCGCGTACCTGGCGATGCATGAGGACCGTGAGGCCTCGGGTTACTATGGGCACAACCTGACGATGCTCGCGTACGGCTACAGCATGCAGGGCGACTACAAGGGCGCCGCAGCGACACAGCGTCTCCTGCAAAGCTCGGGTGCGATGATCCCCGCGATGTACGTGCCTTTACGCTTCGCCCGTTGGACGGAGATCTTGGCGATGACGCAGCCGGCTGCGTCGGCCGACGAGCCGATGCGAGTCGCCTTCTGGCACTTCTGCCGCGGTATGGCCTTCGCGTCGACCGGCGACTTGGCAAACGCCCGAGTCGAGCTTGCCGCTGTCAAAGCAGCCGACGGCGAGCTCAAGGTGCCGACGATCATGGGTTTCACCAACAGCTCAGCGGATCTGCTCGGCATCGCACAAGACGAGCTTGGCGCGAAGATCGCCCGCGAGAGCGGCGATTCCGCGACGGCGGTCTCGCTGCTCGAGAGCGCGGTCAAGGTGCAGGACGGTCTGATCTACATCGAACCGCCCGATTGGTACCACCCCGTCCGCGAGTCGCTCGGCGGCCTGCTCTTGCAATTGCAGCGCTATCCGGAGGCCGAGGCGGTCTTCCGCGCCGATCTGCAACGCAACCCGCGAAACCCCCGCTCGCTATTCGGTCTTGGTGCGGCGCTCGAGGGGCAAGGCCGGTCCGGCGAGGCCGCGTCGGTGCGCGAGCAATTCAAAGCCGCGTGGCAGTATTCGGACACGATGCTGCCGACCGTCGAGCTCTGATCCCTTACGCGGATCCGGATAGAAAAAGGACCCGAGCTCTGCTCGGGTCCTACGTTCGTGTGGTGAGAGCGCCTAGTACAGCTCGACTTCGCTCAGGTTCTTCTCGATCTTGCGCTTGACGCGCTGGAGCGCGTTGTCGATCGACTTGACGTGGCGGTTGAGATCGCGCGCCATCTCTTGGTACGACTTGCCCTCGAGATAGCTCAGCAGCACCTGCGACTCGAGGTCGCTCAGGTTCTCCTGGATCCGCTCCTTGATGTCTTCTGAGACTTCCTGATTGATGACCAGCTCTTCCGGATCGGACATCTTCGCGCTCGCCATGACGTCGAGCAGCGTGCGCTCGCTGTCCTCGTCGTAGATCGGCTTGTTGAGCGAGATGTACTGGTTGAGCGGGATGTGCTTTTGCCGCGTGGCCGTCTTGATGGCCGTGATGATCTGACGCGTGATGCACAGCTCCGCGAAGGCGCGGAACGACGATAGCTTATCCGCCCGGAAGTCGCGCACGGCCTTGTAGAGGCCGATCATGCCTTCCTGGATGATGTCTTCGCGGTCTGCGCCGATGAGGAAGTAGCTCTTAGCCTTGATACGGACGAAGTTCTTGTACTTGTTGAGCAGAAACTCCATGGCCAGATTGTCGCCGCACTTGGCCGCATTGACGAGTTCTTCGTCCGCTCGCTCGCTGTAGTCCAGGGTTTCTTCCGTTTGATGAAGTGCCCCCAAGTTGTTGATGAACCTCCGGCCCTGCTTCTCGGCATGATTATGCCTGTGTTATGTGCCCTACCGATTATAGGGGGAGGCTCCTCTTTCGTCAAGGATTCCCGGGACGGGCTCGTGCCGTTAATCACAAGCTTTTCGCGCGTTGTCTGAGCACCTCGTAGAGGACCACGGCGCATGCCGCGGCCGCATTCAATGAAGCGACTCGGCCACGCATCGGGATCTTGACAAGTCCGTCGCAACGCTCCGAAACCAGGTGGCCCAAGCCTTTCCCCTCGCTGCCCACGACGAGCGTGCACTTTCCCCGGAAATCGACATCGGTATATGGCCGCGCGTTCGGGGTGCCGGTAAGCCCATAGACCCAGTGGCCGTCCGTTTTAAGGTCCTCCAGAACTCTGACCAAATTCGGGACAGCGACGACCGGAAGATGGGAAGCCGCTCCGGCAGCGGCTCGCCTGGTCGCGGCGGTCACGGTGGCGCTGCGGCGGTCGGGAATCACGAGCGCGTCGGCGCCTGCGCTTTCGGCGGCGCGCATGATCGCGCCAAGGTTCTGTGGATCCTCGACGTGATCGACAACGACGACTAACGCATCGGGTTTGTCGATCAGCGTGCGCCGTATGTGCGCCCAGTCCGCGTACGCGAACGGGGCGATGCGAGCAGCGACATTTTGGTGGCGTGCATCGCCAAAGCGTTTGAACCACGATTCGGGCTCGGTGTGCACCGGAATGCCGCGTTGCTTCGCGGCGGCGACGAGTTCTTGCAACGCAGCATCGTCGCGACGGTGCTGTGCGATGATGAC
This window harbors:
- the rlmB gene encoding 23S rRNA (guanosine(2251)-2'-O)-methyltransferase RlmB, translating into MAAADETIVGIHPVSEALAAGEAVKSVIIAQHRRDDAALQELVAAAKQRGIPVHTEPESWFKRFGDARHQNVAARIAPFAYADWAHIRRTLIDKPDALVVVVDHVEDPQNLGAIMRAAESAGADALVIPDRRSATVTAATRRAAAGAASHLPVVAVPNLVRVLEDLKTDGHWVYGLTGTPNARPYTDVDFRGKCTLVVGSEGKGLGHLVSERCDGLVKIPMRGRVASLNAAAACAVVLYEVLRQRAKSL
- a CDS encoding DUF4760 domain-containing protein produces the protein MEQIVPIASLVIAFATVVFTTYMLSRQVRQMEHERNALAILEAIDRLTSTEVVHVFTQLRGVAARYPTDKDIAEKFFGSDDERALSMVGQFVETIACLARREVLDVTLICDAVGFMLRDRWATIKEFVLHWRRYNQNEYLFENFEWLANYSAWWRDIPRPKVPNYDPNQFAARR
- the sigH gene encoding RNA polymerase sporulation sigma factor SigH, which translates into the protein MGALHQTEETLDYSERADEELVNAAKCGDNLAMEFLLNKYKNFVRIKAKSYFLIGADREDIIQEGMIGLYKAVRDFRADKLSSFRAFAELCITRQIITAIKTATRQKHIPLNQYISLNKPIYDEDSERTLLDVMASAKMSDPEELVINQEVSEDIKERIQENLSDLESQVLLSYLEGKSYQEMARDLNRHVKSIDNALQRVKRKIEKNLSEVELY
- a CDS encoding tetratricopeptide repeat protein → MMLFATVLSLILTTSGPSAAMDMSASSQARQHHPVSTTNQMAQAYFDQGLTLLYAFNREASRRAFEQAAAADPHLAMAQWGIAMTYGSNINVSIDEAGEHAAFAALGKAKALASGANGLDQAWIDALAARYTNTAKPDFAKLDAAYASAMQQLVVKYPDDLDAATLYAESMMDLRPWALYTPAGQPVTGTQTIVMVLESVLRREPDHIGANHFYIHATEASTTPERALISASRLSGMNFEPAAAHLVHMPAHTYMRTGAFESAVMSNEHATQHDRAYLAMHEDREASGYYGHNLTMLAYGYSMQGDYKGAAATQRLLQSSGAMIPAMYVPLRFARWTEILAMTQPAASADEPMRVAFWHFCRGMAFASTGDLANARVELAAVKAADGELKVPTIMGFTNSSADLLGIAQDELGAKIARESGDSATAVSLLESAVKVQDGLIYIEPPDWYHPVRESLGGLLLQLQRYPEAEAVFRADLQRNPRNPRSLFGLGAALEGQGRSGEAASVREQFKAAWQYSDTMLPTVEL